A segment of the Streptomyces sp. Tu 2975 genome:
GGGCGTCAGGGAGAGCTGGGCGTCGCCCAGTTCGTCGACGGCCGCGCGGGCCACGTCCCGCAGCGTCGGGAACGACTCGTAGTGGTTGACCAGGCTCAGGTACGTGCCGTCGGCCCGGCGCATGACATGCAGCGGCCGGCCGTCGATACGGACCTCCACGCTCGGTACCGACGGGGCGCCTCCGGCGGGCCGGCCGGAGCGGACCCGGTCGGCGGCCTCCCCGTCCGCGTACCGGTCCTCGTCGCCGGCGGGGACCATCACGGTGGCGCTGCCCTGGATGTGCCGGCCCTGGTAC
Coding sequences within it:
- a CDS encoding tyrosinase family oxidase copper chaperone gives rise to the protein MRTDTRGATYGGAATGGGFPARRLVLRALFTVGAVAGTAGALLPLLARRGGATWESGGNRAATSRSLERFAETYQGRHIQGSATVMVPAGDEDRYADGEAADRVRSGRPAGGAPSVPSVEVRIDGRPLHVMRRADGTYLSLVNHYESFPTLRDVARAAVDELGDAQLSLTPMTAMHSA